Proteins from a genomic interval of Gossypium hirsutum isolate 1008001.06 chromosome A09, Gossypium_hirsutum_v2.1, whole genome shotgun sequence:
- the LOC107889341 gene encoding arogenate dehydrogenase 1, chloroplastic: protein MSSSSSSSSSSSSSSSSSLPPQTLKIGIVGFGTFGQFLAKTMIKQGHTTRATSRTDYSQLCHQLDVPFFRDVIPFLEADNDVILICTSILSLSEVLNSMPLRRLKRHMLFVDVLSVKEHPRNVLLQVLPENMDVLCTHPMFGPESGKNGWKDLPLVYEKVRVRDETRCSSFLHIFESEGCRMVEMSCEEHDKVAARSQFLSHSIGRILAEMGIESTSMNTKSFETLVKLKESTTNDSFDLFSGLFIHNRFAQQELMNLEQSFEKVKQRLLKKMSEQQSLSSV from the exons ATgtcgtcgtcgtcgtcgtcgtcgtcgtcgtcgtcgtcgtcgtcgtcgtcTTCCTTGCCTCCGCAAACTCTGAAAATAGGCATCGTTGGTTTTGGTACATTTGGGCAGTTCCTGGCGAAGACAATGATCAAGCAAGGCCATACTACAAGGGCAACTTCTCGGACAGATTATTCCCAGCTTTGTCATCAATTGGATGTTCCCTTCTTCAG GGACGTAATTCCATTTCTTGAAGCAGATAATGATGTGATATTGATATGCACGTCAATCCTATCTCTATCGGAGGTACTCAACTCAATGCCATTACGTCGCCTCAAACGCCACATGTTGTTTGTCGATGTGCTCTCGGTCAAAGAACACCCAAGAAACGTTTTATTGCaa gtTTTGCCAGAGAATATGGACGTGCTCTGCACTCATCCAATGTTTGGACCTGAAAGTGGGAAAAATGGGTGGAAAGATCTTCCTTTAGTGTATGAGAAAGTTCGGGTGAGGGATGAAACTAGGTGCTCCAGCTTCCTACACATCTTTGAATCTGAG GGTTGCAGAATGGTGGAAATGTCTTGTGAAGAACATGACAAAGTTGCCGCTAGAAGTCAATTTCTTTCCCATTCAATCGGCAG GATTTTGGCGGAAATGGGAATTGAATCCACATCCATGAACACCAAAAGCTTCGAAACACTTGTTAAATTG AAGGAGAGCACTACCAATGATAGTTTCGATCTGTTCAGTGGGTTATTCATCCATAACAGGTTTGCTCAACAAGAG CTGATGAACCTAGAGCAGtcttttgaaaaggtcaagcagaGGCTGCTTAAGAAGATGAGCGAACAACAAAGTCTTAGCTCGGTCTGA